In Panulirus ornatus isolate Po-2019 chromosome 2, ASM3632096v1, whole genome shotgun sequence, the DNA window TTGTTGCAGCAGTTTATTCTGTATCTGAATATTGTTGATCAAAGCAAAGAAGAATTAATCTGACTATTGGAATAGCTGTGCGAAAGGCTATTTACGATGGACACCTAAGAAACCTCAGTGACAACTGCACTGCGGTAATACTTTCTCTGAGAGAAGAAAATCTGTTGGTTCATGGCAAGACCTTGGCTGACACCAACATGGAAGTATAAAGTCTGGCTTGAGACAGGATAGGAGCCAGTGCCTGATCAGCATCCAAGCACTACACTACAACATGTTTACCTCTGTGAGTTGGCGGAATTTTAGCTCAGCGATTgtttggatacacacacacacacacacacacacacacacacacacacacacacacacacgcacacacacacacacacacacacacacacacaccatttacaTAGAAAATTCGAAGTTGAATGCAATTTTTCATTCGTATAATAAAAATTTGTACTATTCTTGATACAAATGCCTGTAAAAACGATACTtagtaaattcttttttttttcagtttctgaaTATTTCATTGCGAAAGAAACTTCATAAAGATTTGAGAATTCTATTTCCATCAAAATGCTTTGTATTTTGTTACATCtgttgtaggaaaaaaaaaaatgtggcagtATGGTCCTAATGTAAAAGTAATTAGCAGTATAAATCTGGCAAGTATCAAATTCTCGACAACATGATCTAACAAAACTAGAGGAATCCCAGCGAAGGAAATATCAACAGCGAATTACGTCTGTTGAAATCATGACAAAAGATCGCATTACACAAGCAGCTTAGGATAAACGACACGTACAGAACAAAGGCCAGATTACTCTGCTCCTCCTTTGGGTCGAGCTGTTCATCTGAGACAAGTTAAGATGCGCCAGAACTCAGCTGAAGACCCGCTCTTAGTTCCACCTAGATTACTTTATGTGTCCGTGTTATCACTAATTACATTTAACAGGATTTTAAGACAGGTATTGAGACCTGGTCACACAGATCACGACTTCTTGTATTCCCTCAGGTACTCCTGGTGTGCACGCTGGCAGCCGCGGGTATGGCTCACCCAGGCGGATTTGGAGGAgtctacggaggaggaggaggaggaggaggagggggctatGGAGTGTCTTATAACGTACGTCCTTGCTCTATGTCCAGGAAACAtatgcaaaatataaaaaaaaaaaaatgtctgttatCCTAATCGACAAAGTAATCACCATTGAATGGATCTGAATGCATAAATGGAGAAGCAATTATCCCTTTTCCTCCATATCCACAGGTACCCACCCCTTACAACTTCCAGTACGGAGTCTCGTCCGGCCCCACCAACTTCGGACAGTGGGAGGGCGGCGACGGCCACGGCAACGCCCGTGGAAAGTATTATGTGAATCTGCCTGACGGTCGCGTGCAGAAAGTCAATTATTGGGCCGATGGGCGCGGTTACCATGCGGCTGTGACCTATCTGGGCACTGCCAAATATCCTGCctcctatggtcatggtggtggtcatggttatGGTCGCTAATACAACCGTGAACAGCCAAACCATCACAGATAGCCAGTTTCACTCTGCCGCTCTTCTCCATATTTCTCTTCTGTCGAGTGTTACAGCTTTTTCATAAAGTCTTCCGCTGgccattatattttcattacagaACCTAAATAGCCTAAATAGCATTAGGTAATcaaattttccatatatatatatatatatatatatatatatatatatatatatatatatgtatatatatatca includes these proteins:
- the LOC139752824 gene encoding pro-resilin-like, producing MFTSVLLVCTLAAAGMAHPGGFGGVYGGGGGGGGGGYGVSYNVPTPYNFQYGVSSGPTNFGQWEGGDGHGNARGKYYVNLPDGRVQKVNYWADGRGYHAAVTYLGTAKYPASYGHGGGHGYGR